The proteins below come from a single Malus domestica chromosome 03, GDT2T_hap1 genomic window:
- the LOC139194172 gene encoding uncharacterized protein, whose protein sequence is MESSIRYATFIASLLLCLSSFPTPFANARASPLIRSVCKQTQEQFGYNYKQCIKSLWKDIPTRSASNLKDLDTTILKLALTNAQQSKAFFVNKLNTTGNNIVKGSGAVKQCGDSYDFAVDGFAFSVRGIKDNDKSVSQILIQVQDEIVRCEKALTSTEIELPYLVSSTNFLTMLYRDVAFLITSQLFHI, encoded by the coding sequence ATGGAGTCCTCAATCAGATATGCAACTTTCATTGCATCCTTGCTCTTATGTCTCTCATCATTTCCAACACCATTTGCAAATGCACGAGCATCTCCATTAATTAGAAGTGTTTGCAAGCAAACCCAAGAACAATTTGGCTACAACTACAAGCAATGCATAAAATCTCTTTGGAAAGATATTCCAACTCGGTCAGCATCTAATCTCAAAGATCTTGACACAACCATTCTTAAATTAGCACTGACAAATGCACAACAAAGCAAAGCTTTCTTTGTCAATAAACTCAACACCACCGGCAACAATATTGTTAAGGGCTCTGGAGCAGTAAAACAATGTGGAGATTCATATGATTTTGCGGTAGACGGTTTCGCTTTCTCAGTGAGAGGGATCAAAGACAATGACAAATCAGTCTCCCAAATACTCATacaagtacaagatgaaattgTTCGTTGCGAAAAGGCATTGACCTCTACCGAAATTGAACTTCCTTATTTAGTATCTTCGACAAACTTTTTGACCATGTTATATAGGGATGTTGCATTCCTCATTACTTCCCAGTTATTCCATATCTAG